The following coding sequences lie in one Nonomuraea muscovyensis genomic window:
- a CDS encoding acyl-CoA synthetase, with translation MEFNHADLFEGLADAIGDRVAVVCGEERRTYAELDAEANRLAHFLLDRGVEPGQHVGLQLYNGIEYVAGLLAALKIRAVPINVNYRYVEAELLYLYRDSDIRALLYDVEFDARVAAVAGEAPLLRHLVAVGGEPAVAGAVPYWMALESGKDERDFAPRSGKDVYIIYTGGTTGMPKGAMWHSEDLFMAFGGGNPYGEPRATPQEVIDAAAGSGPMVMMAVPPLMHGAAQMATFIAWWMGATMVYVRRFDPADVWRTVAREKVFTMNITGDAMARPLSDDLAGGGHDVSSLGVISSTGAILTGAVRDRLQELLPNVMILDNFGSTESGFTASGVAGSSPEKGLRYQPNATARLAVLDEKLRPVEPGSGRLGTVAKAGRIAFGYYNDPGKTDRTFVTGEDGTRWLLTGDLASVETDGTVNVFGRGSQCINTGGEKVFPEEVEAVLKGHPAVFDAVVTGVPDERWGSRVAAVVEPREGAEVTAGELDAHCRRLLSGYKVPRTYAFVAEMVRSPAGKADYRWARRTVEAADS, from the coding sequence ATGGAGTTCAACCACGCAGACCTGTTCGAGGGATTGGCCGACGCGATCGGGGACCGGGTGGCCGTGGTCTGCGGCGAGGAGCGGCGCACCTACGCCGAGCTCGACGCCGAGGCCAACCGGCTCGCGCACTTCCTGCTCGACCGCGGCGTCGAGCCGGGCCAGCACGTCGGCCTGCAGCTCTACAACGGCATCGAGTACGTCGCCGGGCTGCTGGCCGCCCTGAAGATCCGCGCCGTGCCGATCAACGTCAACTACCGGTACGTCGAGGCCGAGCTGCTCTACCTCTACCGCGACTCCGACATCCGCGCGCTGCTCTACGACGTGGAGTTCGACGCCCGGGTGGCCGCCGTGGCCGGGGAGGCGCCCCTGCTGCGGCACCTGGTGGCCGTCGGCGGCGAGCCGGCCGTCGCCGGGGCGGTGCCGTACTGGATGGCGCTGGAGAGCGGTAAGGACGAGCGGGACTTCGCGCCACGCTCCGGCAAGGACGTCTACATCATCTACACCGGCGGCACCACCGGCATGCCGAAGGGCGCGATGTGGCACTCCGAGGACCTGTTCATGGCCTTCGGCGGCGGCAACCCGTACGGCGAGCCGCGCGCCACCCCGCAGGAGGTGATCGACGCGGCGGCCGGGTCCGGCCCGATGGTGATGATGGCGGTGCCGCCGCTGATGCACGGGGCCGCGCAGATGGCCACGTTCATCGCCTGGTGGATGGGCGCGACCATGGTGTACGTGCGCCGGTTCGACCCGGCCGACGTATGGCGGACGGTCGCGAGGGAGAAGGTGTTCACGATGAACATCACCGGTGACGCCATGGCCCGGCCGCTCTCCGACGACCTCGCGGGCGGCGGCCACGACGTGTCGTCGCTGGGGGTGATCAGCTCCACGGGCGCCATCCTGACCGGGGCGGTCCGCGACCGGCTCCAGGAGCTGCTGCCCAACGTCATGATCCTCGACAACTTCGGCTCCACCGAGTCGGGCTTCACCGCCTCCGGCGTGGCCGGCTCCTCGCCCGAGAAGGGCCTGCGCTACCAGCCCAACGCAACGGCCCGCCTCGCGGTGCTGGACGAGAAGCTGCGGCCGGTCGAGCCGGGCTCCGGCCGGCTCGGCACCGTCGCCAAGGCGGGGCGGATCGCGTTCGGTTACTACAACGACCCCGGCAAGACCGACCGCACGTTCGTCACCGGCGAGGACGGCACGCGGTGGCTGCTGACCGGCGACCTGGCCTCCGTCGAGACCGACGGCACCGTGAACGTCTTCGGCCGCGGCTCGCAGTGCATCAACACCGGCGGGGAGAAGGTCTTCCCCGAGGAGGTCGAGGCCGTGCTGAAGGGGCATCCGGCCGTGTTCGACGCGGTCGTCACCGGGGTGCCCGACGAGCGGTGGGGGAGCAGGGTGGCGGCCGTGGTCGAGCCCCGGGAGGGCGCCGAGGTCACCGCCGGGGAACTGGACGCGCACTGCCGGCGGTTGCTGTCGGGCTACAAGGTGCCGCGCACGTACGCGTTCGTGGCGGAGATGGTCCGCTCGCCGGCGGGCAAGGCGGACTACAGGTGGGCCCGGCGGACGGTCGAGGCCGCCGACTCCTGA
- a CDS encoding LysE family translocator encodes MPDLVTLSLFAAATLALLVVPGPAVLFIVTRSVAQGRSAGLVSVLGVHAGSLVHVAAAALGVSALLAASATAFTVVKWVGVAYLVWLGARKLLRRGGAEEAVEVGEHSRRRMFWEGFVVNVLNPKTAIFFLAFLPQFTDPAAGPVAAQILVLGVVWIVLGMASDGTYAMLASTLAGRIRGSVRARRRLDVGSGVVYLGLAAWLTGEKA; translated from the coding sequence ATGCCCGACCTCGTGACGCTCTCGCTCTTCGCCGCGGCCACCCTCGCCCTGCTCGTGGTGCCGGGGCCCGCCGTGCTGTTCATCGTCACCCGCAGCGTCGCGCAGGGCAGGTCCGCCGGCCTCGTCTCCGTCCTCGGCGTGCACGCGGGCTCGCTGGTGCACGTGGCCGCCGCTGCGCTCGGGGTCAGCGCGCTGCTGGCCGCCTCGGCGACCGCGTTCACCGTGGTCAAGTGGGTGGGCGTCGCCTACCTGGTCTGGCTCGGGGCGCGCAAGCTGCTGCGGCGGGGCGGCGCCGAGGAGGCGGTCGAGGTCGGGGAGCACTCGCGGCGGCGGATGTTCTGGGAGGGGTTCGTGGTCAACGTGCTCAACCCGAAGACGGCGATCTTCTTCCTGGCGTTCCTGCCGCAGTTCACCGACCCCGCCGCCGGGCCCGTCGCGGCGCAGATCCTGGTGCTCGGCGTGGTCTGGATCGTGCTCGGCATGGCCTCCGACGGCACCTACGCCATGCTGGCCTCGACGCTGGCCGGGCGGATCCGCGGCTCCGTCCGCGCCCGCCGCCGCCTCGACGTCGGCAGCGGCGTCGTCTACCTCGGCCTGGCCGCCTGGCTCACCGGCGAGAAGGCCTGA
- a CDS encoding LysR family transcriptional regulator, with product MLDVVRLRVLVAVARRGSLTAAAKDLHYSQPSVSHHLARLEAETGAKLIQRAGRGIRLTEAGRLLAERAADIISRLDATADELAAHVGLHSGRVRLAAFPSAIGTFVPEAAVRLSRGHPGLRLDLTETEPPEALRLLRSGRIDVAVIFRYDDTAPEDNGISMVHLFDDPSYLVTPPGRPSDGLAGHAGSEWIAGCDRCRSHLLDICAKAGFQPRLSFTSDDIVAVQALVAAGMGVTLLPGLALRAHRHPGVATTEIPGSTRHVYAAVYGEPPHPPATQALLAALAKSL from the coding sequence ATGCTGGACGTCGTACGGCTCCGCGTCCTCGTCGCCGTCGCCCGCCGGGGCTCGCTGACCGCGGCCGCCAAGGACCTGCACTACTCGCAGCCCTCGGTCAGCCACCACCTGGCCCGCCTCGAAGCCGAGACCGGCGCCAAGCTCATCCAGCGCGCCGGGCGCGGCATCCGGCTGACCGAGGCCGGGCGGCTGCTCGCCGAGCGGGCCGCCGACATCATCAGCCGCCTCGACGCCACCGCCGACGAATTGGCCGCCCACGTCGGCCTGCACTCGGGCCGGGTCCGCCTGGCGGCCTTCCCCTCCGCGATCGGCACGTTCGTCCCCGAGGCGGCCGTCCGGCTGTCACGCGGCCATCCCGGTCTGCGGCTGGACCTGACGGAGACCGAGCCGCCCGAGGCGCTGCGGTTGCTGCGCTCCGGCCGGATCGACGTGGCCGTGATCTTCCGCTACGACGACACGGCGCCGGAGGACAACGGCATCTCGATGGTCCACCTGTTCGACGACCCCAGCTACCTGGTGACCCCGCCCGGCCGGCCGTCGGACGGGCTGGCCGGGCACGCCGGCTCGGAGTGGATCGCGGGCTGCGACCGGTGCCGCAGCCACCTGCTCGACATCTGTGCCAAGGCCGGGTTCCAGCCGCGGCTGTCGTTCACCAGCGACGACATCGTGGCCGTCCAGGCGCTGGTCGCCGCCGGCATGGGGGTGACGCTGCTGCCGGGGCTGGCCCTGCGCGCGCACCGCCACCCCGGGGTGGCCACCACCGAGATCCCCGGCTCCACCAGGCACGTCTACGCCGCCGTGTACGGCGAACCGCCCCACCCGCCGGCCACCCAGGCCCTGCTCGCCGCGCTCGCGAAAAGCCTTTGA
- a CDS encoding cysteine dioxygenase family protein: protein MKSAIARPGLDDLVSGIAAITGKGLAGRATAYAVAGLLRDRLHTLDLLTPEEHAGSPDGYVSQVLYAQEDFSVVAVVWRPGQGTAIHDHVSWCAFGVISGVEHETLYRDMGDHLVEIGRADNRPGDVSGFAPPGDIHRVRNTSAEVGVSVHVYGADVGRLGSSVRRVYDLPVR from the coding sequence ATGAAATCGGCCATCGCGCGGCCGGGCCTGGACGACCTCGTTTCCGGCATCGCCGCCATCACCGGGAAGGGGCTCGCCGGCCGCGCCACCGCGTACGCCGTCGCCGGCCTGCTCCGCGACCGCCTGCACACGCTCGATCTGCTCACGCCGGAGGAACACGCCGGCTCGCCCGACGGATACGTCTCGCAGGTCCTCTACGCCCAGGAGGACTTCTCCGTCGTGGCCGTCGTGTGGCGGCCCGGCCAGGGCACGGCCATCCACGACCACGTGTCGTGGTGCGCGTTCGGCGTCATCAGCGGAGTCGAGCACGAGACCCTCTACCGCGACATGGGCGACCACCTGGTGGAGATCGGCCGGGCCGACAACCGGCCCGGCGACGTCAGCGGCTTCGCGCCGCCCGGCGACATCCACCGGGTGCGCAACACCAGCGCCGAGGTCGGCGTCTCGGTGCACGTCTACGGCGCCGACGTGGGCAGGCTGGGCAGCAGCGTCCGCCGCGTGTACGACCTGCCGGTCCGCTGA
- a CDS encoding DinB family protein → MTDDRIPPPLTGDERTVLNNWLEWHRGTLAVKCAGLSEEQLRLRSAPPSSMSLLGLVRHMAHVERAWFRHILNDEDVPRLWGKDQRVDADFDDVDTASAEEAFATWQAEIEHARTLSAALPLDAVGKRRRHGQDCTHRWILVHMIEEYARHNGHADLLRERIDGVTGE, encoded by the coding sequence ATGACCGACGACCGCATTCCACCGCCCCTCACCGGTGACGAGCGCACGGTGCTGAACAACTGGCTCGAATGGCATCGCGGCACGCTCGCCGTCAAGTGCGCCGGCCTGAGCGAGGAACAACTGCGCCTGCGTAGCGCCCCACCGTCATCGATGTCGCTGCTCGGCCTGGTCAGGCACATGGCGCACGTCGAACGGGCCTGGTTCCGGCACATCCTGAACGACGAGGACGTGCCCCGGCTGTGGGGCAAGGACCAGCGCGTCGACGCCGACTTCGACGACGTGGACACCGCCTCGGCCGAGGAGGCGTTCGCCACCTGGCAGGCGGAGATCGAGCACGCCCGCACGCTGTCGGCCGCGCTCCCCCTGGACGCCGTGGGCAAGAGGCGGCGCCATGGCCAGGACTGCACCCACCGCTGGATCCTCGTGCACATGATCGAGGAGTACGCGCGCCACAACGGGCACGCCGACCTGCTCCGCGAGCGCATCGACGGCGTCACCGGCGAGTGA
- the nhaA gene encoding Na+/H+ antiporter NhaA, with protein MINGVRRTLFDRGSWAEAGRIAGILRKETIGGALLLAGAAAALIWANSPWSAGYEALRGVTVGPAALHLDLDLATWAADGLLAIFFFVAGLELKREFVAGDLRHVRRAAVPVAAAFGGVLVPAALYLLVTRGTSGAAAGWAIPTATDIAFALAVLAVVGRFLPTALRTFLLTLAVVDDLIAIVIIALFYTSDLAPVPLLAALAPLAAFTALVQRRVRSWWLLLPLAFAVWALVHASGVHATVAGVLLGFAVPVLRSRRAGGPEAGPGLAEHFEHLFRPLSAGVAVPLFAFLSAGVTLGGLSGLATALSDPIAIGIVAGLVVGKPIGIMVATWLVARFTRAHLDEGLAWVDVLGLAILSGVGFTVSLLIGELAFGIGTERDAHVKLAVLAGSLAATLIAAVILRLRGRVYRRIHEIETADLDRDRVPDVYQQSAATDRA; from the coding sequence ATGATCAATGGTGTTCGCCGCACCCTGTTCGACCGGGGCTCGTGGGCCGAGGCCGGCCGCATCGCCGGCATCCTCCGCAAGGAGACCATCGGCGGCGCGCTCCTGCTGGCCGGCGCGGCGGCCGCACTGATCTGGGCGAACTCCCCCTGGTCGGCCGGGTACGAGGCGCTGCGCGGCGTCACCGTCGGCCCGGCGGCGCTGCACCTGGACCTCGACCTGGCGACCTGGGCCGCCGACGGGCTGCTGGCGATCTTCTTCTTCGTGGCGGGGCTGGAGCTCAAACGGGAGTTCGTCGCCGGTGACCTGCGCCACGTGCGGCGGGCCGCCGTCCCGGTCGCCGCCGCCTTCGGCGGGGTGCTCGTCCCCGCCGCGCTCTACCTGCTCGTGACCCGTGGCACCAGCGGCGCCGCGGCCGGCTGGGCGATCCCCACGGCCACCGACATCGCGTTCGCGCTGGCGGTCCTCGCGGTGGTCGGCAGATTCCTGCCCACGGCGTTGCGCACCTTCCTGCTCACCCTCGCCGTGGTCGACGACCTCATCGCGATCGTCATCATCGCGCTGTTCTACACCAGTGACCTGGCGCCGGTCCCGCTGCTGGCCGCGCTGGCGCCGCTGGCGGCCTTCACCGCGCTGGTGCAGCGCCGGGTGCGCTCCTGGTGGTTGCTGCTGCCCCTGGCGTTCGCCGTCTGGGCCCTCGTGCACGCCTCCGGGGTGCACGCCACCGTCGCCGGGGTGCTGCTGGGGTTCGCCGTGCCCGTCCTGCGCAGCCGGCGCGCGGGCGGCCCGGAGGCGGGCCCGGGGCTGGCCGAGCACTTCGAGCACCTGTTCCGGCCCCTCTCGGCCGGGGTGGCCGTGCCCCTCTTCGCGTTCCTGTCGGCCGGTGTGACCCTGGGCGGGCTGAGCGGGCTCGCCACCGCCCTGAGCGACCCGATCGCCATCGGCATCGTCGCCGGGCTGGTCGTCGGCAAGCCGATCGGCATCATGGTGGCCACCTGGCTGGTGGCCCGCTTCACCCGGGCCCACCTCGACGAGGGGCTCGCCTGGGTGGACGTGCTGGGCCTGGCCATCCTGTCCGGCGTCGGCTTCACGGTGTCGCTGCTCATCGGCGAGCTGGCCTTCGGCATCGGCACCGAACGAGACGCGCACGTCAAGCTGGCCGTGCTGGCCGGGTCGCTGGCCGCCACGCTGATCGCCGCGGTCATCCTGCGCCTGCGCGGCCGGGTGTACCGGCGCATCCACGAGATCGAGACCGCCGACCTCGACCGCGACCGCGTCCCCGACGTCTACCAGCAGTCCGCGGCGACGGACCGGGCCTGA
- a CDS encoding PucR family transcriptional regulator, with protein sequence MAGHGQGEVSRDIAEQDIGELDIAGVAARAGADAGGVRAEWVPAYLALLVEVSLTGRGPDAAALARVRASGEAAARDGLPLRAVIDVHLSATWLAWPDLPGIARARQVSQLRSVGQAVFKAADRSALALVEGYETAQRLVIRREEALRREFIDDLLHGRLTAGTLAERAERFGLRPTGGHVVCVAEGGQPFYDGGPVARHVEGALLSRFGVRDLLVATKEGLLVCVAADHAEGVAQAFVTHTEELAGEDPSLRIGVGRAHQGPAGIVRSYEEARGVVTFARRLELPERVLHASELLVLQVLLRDNAAITELVESVLGPLRDQRGGPGVLVDTLFAYFACGGVSTEAARRLHVGVRTVTYRLHRVRTLTGYDLNHPIQRHAVETATLGARLLGWPG encoded by the coding sequence ATGGCAGGTCACGGGCAAGGAGAGGTCTCGCGCGACATCGCCGAGCAGGACATCGGCGAGCTGGACATCGCCGGGGTGGCGGCACGGGCCGGCGCCGACGCCGGAGGCGTGCGGGCCGAGTGGGTGCCCGCGTACCTCGCCCTGCTCGTTGAGGTCAGCCTGACCGGGCGGGGCCCCGACGCGGCGGCCCTGGCCCGGGTGCGCGCGAGCGGCGAGGCGGCGGCCCGCGACGGCCTGCCCCTGCGCGCCGTCATCGACGTGCACCTCAGCGCCACCTGGCTGGCCTGGCCCGACCTGCCCGGCATCGCCCGCGCCCGGCAGGTCTCCCAACTGCGGTCCGTCGGCCAGGCCGTCTTCAAGGCCGCCGACCGGTCCGCCCTCGCCTTGGTGGAGGGGTACGAGACGGCCCAGCGCCTGGTGATCCGCCGCGAGGAGGCGCTGCGACGGGAGTTCATCGACGACCTGCTCCACGGCCGGCTCACCGCGGGCACCCTCGCAGAACGGGCCGAGCGCTTCGGGCTGCGCCCCACCGGAGGGCACGTGGTGTGCGTGGCGGAGGGCGGGCAGCCCTTCTACGACGGCGGGCCCGTCGCGCGGCACGTGGAGGGCGCCCTGCTGTCCCGGTTCGGGGTGCGTGACCTGCTCGTCGCCACCAAGGAGGGGCTGCTCGTCTGCGTCGCCGCAGACCACGCCGAGGGCGTGGCCCAGGCGTTCGTCACCCACACCGAGGAACTGGCGGGCGAGGACCCGTCGCTGCGGATCGGCGTCGGCCGCGCCCACCAGGGCCCGGCCGGCATCGTGCGCTCGTACGAGGAGGCGCGCGGTGTGGTGACGTTCGCCCGCCGCCTGGAGCTCCCGGAACGGGTGCTGCACGCCTCCGAACTGCTGGTGCTCCAGGTGCTCCTGCGGGACAACGCGGCGATCACCGAGCTGGTGGAGTCGGTGCTCGGCCCGCTGCGTGACCAGCGCGGGGGGCCCGGCGTGCTGGTGGACACGCTGTTCGCGTACTTCGCCTGCGGCGGGGTGTCCACCGAGGCGGCCCGGCGGCTGCACGTCGGCGTCCGCACGGTGACCTACCGGCTGCACCGGGTCCGCACCCTGACCGGCTACGACCTGAACCATCCGATCCAGCGCCACGCGGTCGAGACGGCCACCCTCGGCGCCCGCCTGCTCGGCTGGCCGGGCTAG
- a CDS encoding transglycosylase domain-containing protein, with product MPDSDPRRSLPASRWAGVTRLAGAAAAAGVVVAALALPAVGGGGAVFVSAAEELNIKPMELKEPSLTQASTVYDARGRQIAQFYDQYRKVVPLAQVSEVMRTAIVAIEDDRFYQHGAIDIEGTIRALAKNLSSGDVSQGGSSITQQYVKQVLLNSATTDEGRSKALEASYARKLNELRHAMAVEQKYTKDEILEKYLNIVYFGDGANGVEAAARRFFGIPAAKLNLAQAATLAGAVQDPNRTDPGRGRKARELLLERRNVVLDRMAQLGRITPEQAAEAKAAKLGYKGVPQPNGCQASRYAYFCEYVRYELLANPAFGKTQQIRRQRFTQGGLKIYTTLDTKMQAAADQAIKRRVFASDNAVAAEALVQPGTGMIKAMAASRTFGDSARRKEISYNPVADSTHGGLVGFQAGSTFKTFTLITALKQGMKLDDGISVGNGYTAPSTSSFKNCAGQNMGIPSWTVTNDEGTPGFKTLRTGTWGSVNTFFMALEQRVGLCETVETAKSLGIRRADGKTLQEYETFTLGINEMDPVTVANAYAAIAARGRYCAPMAITKVTDTATGKTAAFEPSCRQALDAEVADATAEVLTGVFTDGTMRSVGGIGRPAAGKTGTTDGYATAWFAGFTPDLAGAVSIGDPRGSQRYKLSGVTIGGQYFGAVAGASLPGPIWKDTMTAALRGTPAKDFVPVNTSRFGGCGESCAPVREEPDEPLAEEPEGLQDQLQLDDQLDGGLQGEPQDGQQDGQQGGLQGGAPGTSPQAGPAARED from the coding sequence ATGCCCGACTCGGACCCTCGTCGTTCCCTGCCCGCATCCAGGTGGGCGGGTGTCACGCGCCTCGCCGGTGCGGCGGCCGCCGCCGGAGTGGTGGTGGCGGCGCTCGCGCTGCCCGCCGTGGGCGGCGGCGGGGCGGTGTTCGTGTCGGCCGCCGAAGAGCTCAACATCAAGCCGATGGAGCTCAAGGAGCCGTCGCTGACGCAGGCGTCGACGGTGTACGACGCGCGGGGCAGGCAGATCGCCCAGTTCTACGACCAATACCGCAAGGTCGTGCCGCTGGCCCAGGTGTCCGAGGTGATGCGGACGGCGATCGTCGCCATCGAGGACGACCGCTTCTACCAGCACGGCGCGATCGACATCGAGGGAACGATCCGGGCGCTGGCCAAGAACCTCAGCTCGGGCGACGTCAGCCAGGGCGGTTCCAGCATCACCCAGCAGTACGTCAAGCAGGTGCTGCTGAACTCGGCGACCACGGACGAGGGCAGGAGCAAGGCGCTGGAGGCCAGCTACGCCCGCAAGCTGAACGAGCTGCGCCACGCCATGGCCGTCGAGCAGAAGTACACCAAGGACGAGATCCTGGAGAAGTACCTCAACATCGTGTACTTCGGCGACGGCGCGAACGGGGTGGAGGCGGCGGCGAGGCGGTTCTTCGGCATCCCGGCCGCCAAGCTGAACCTGGCGCAGGCCGCCACGCTGGCCGGCGCGGTGCAGGACCCCAACAGGACCGACCCGGGCCGCGGCAGGAAGGCGCGCGAGCTGCTGCTTGAGCGGCGCAACGTGGTGCTCGACCGGATGGCGCAGCTCGGCCGGATCACGCCTGAACAGGCGGCCGAGGCCAAGGCGGCCAAGCTCGGCTACAAGGGCGTCCCGCAGCCGAACGGCTGCCAGGCCAGCCGCTACGCCTACTTCTGCGAGTACGTCCGGTACGAGCTGCTGGCCAACCCGGCGTTCGGCAAGACGCAGCAGATCAGGCGGCAGCGCTTCACCCAGGGCGGGCTGAAGATCTACACCACGCTCGACACGAAGATGCAGGCGGCGGCGGACCAGGCCATCAAGAGGCGGGTGTTCGCCTCGGACAACGCGGTGGCCGCCGAGGCGTTGGTGCAGCCGGGCACCGGGATGATCAAGGCGATGGCGGCCAGCCGGACGTTCGGCGACTCGGCGCGCCGGAAGGAGATCTCCTACAACCCGGTCGCCGACAGCACGCACGGCGGGCTCGTCGGCTTCCAGGCGGGTTCGACGTTCAAGACGTTCACCCTGATCACCGCCCTGAAACAGGGCATGAAGCTCGACGACGGCATCAGCGTGGGCAACGGCTACACCGCCCCGAGCACGTCCTCGTTCAAGAACTGCGCGGGCCAGAACATGGGCATCCCGTCGTGGACGGTCACCAACGACGAGGGCACGCCCGGGTTCAAGACGCTCAGAACCGGCACCTGGGGATCGGTGAACACCTTCTTCATGGCGCTGGAGCAGCGGGTCGGCCTGTGCGAGACGGTGGAGACCGCCAAGTCACTGGGCATCAGGCGCGCCGACGGCAAGACGCTGCAGGAGTACGAGACGTTCACCCTCGGCATCAACGAGATGGACCCGGTGACCGTGGCCAACGCCTACGCCGCCATCGCGGCGCGCGGGAGGTACTGCGCGCCCATGGCCATCACCAAGGTCACCGACACCGCCACGGGCAAGACGGCCGCCTTCGAGCCGTCGTGCAGGCAGGCGCTGGACGCCGAGGTGGCCGACGCCACCGCCGAGGTGCTGACCGGGGTGTTCACCGACGGGACGATGCGGTCGGTGGGCGGGATCGGGCGCCCGGCGGCGGGCAAGACCGGCACCACGGACGGCTACGCGACGGCCTGGTTCGCCGGGTTCACGCCGGACCTGGCGGGTGCGGTCAGCATCGGCGACCCGCGCGGCTCGCAGCGCTACAAGCTCAGCGGCGTCACCATCGGCGGCCAGTACTTCGGCGCGGTCGCGGGCGCCTCGCTGCCGGGGCCGATCTGGAAGGACACCATGACGGCGGCGCTGCGGGGCACGCCGGCGAAGGACTTCGTCCCGGTCAACACGTCCAGGTTCGGCGGGTGCGGCGAGAGTTGCGCGCCCGTCCGGGAGGAGCCGGACGAGCCGCTCGCCGAGGAGCCCGAGGGCCTGCAGGACCAGCTCCAGCTCGACGACCAGCTCGACGGCGGCCTCCAGGGCGAGCCGCAGGACGGGCAGCAGGACGGGCAGCAGGGTGGGCTGCAGGGTGGGGCGCCGGGCACGTCGCCGCAGGCGGGCCCGGCCGCGCGGGAGGACTAG
- a CDS encoding dipeptidase has translation MTPDQIESAVAAAMPQAVEELRRLAAIPSVAFPGHPEEPVYAAAAMVEDLLRSTGLARVQQVPVEGSFPAVYGETPAPPGAPTVLLYAHYDVQPAGDPAAWRTPPFEPTLIDGQLFGRGTADDKSGIISHITALRAFQGRLPVGVKVIIEGQEEYAGERLEAFVERNPELLRADAIVVADTGNPRIGDPAVTTSLRGMAAFTIEVRTLREPVHSGSFGGAAPDALAALMRMLTSLHDDNGDIRVPGLPRGTFLGQGPAEEEFRKTAGVLDGVSLVGSGSLADRLWSSYAITVTGLDVPTVSGAINAVQPATRARVTVRVPPAGDPKTTVNAVVEFLRQVTPWGVQVSFGDFTVGSGFQADSGGKARSALNRAMERAFGRPPRDVGAGGSIPLVNTLLKQFPAAEILLFGAEDEDAAIHAPNERVDLDELRRTATAEALFLQELSRPSALGV, from the coding sequence GTGACTCCTGACCAGATCGAGAGCGCCGTCGCCGCGGCGATGCCGCAGGCCGTCGAGGAACTGCGGCGGCTGGCCGCCATTCCCTCCGTGGCCTTTCCCGGCCACCCGGAGGAGCCCGTCTACGCCGCCGCGGCCATGGTCGAGGACCTGCTGCGCAGCACGGGGCTGGCGCGCGTCCAGCAGGTGCCCGTCGAGGGCAGTTTCCCCGCCGTGTACGGCGAGACGCCCGCCCCACCCGGCGCACCCACCGTGCTGCTCTACGCCCACTACGACGTGCAGCCCGCCGGCGACCCCGCCGCCTGGCGCACTCCCCCGTTCGAGCCCACGCTGATCGACGGCCAGCTCTTCGGCCGGGGCACCGCCGACGACAAGTCGGGCATCATCTCCCACATCACCGCGCTGCGGGCCTTCCAGGGCCGGCTGCCCGTCGGCGTCAAGGTCATCATCGAGGGCCAGGAGGAGTACGCCGGCGAGCGGCTGGAGGCGTTCGTCGAGCGCAACCCCGAGCTGCTGCGGGCCGACGCCATCGTGGTGGCCGACACCGGCAACCCGCGCATCGGCGACCCCGCCGTGACCACCTCGCTGCGCGGCATGGCCGCGTTCACCATCGAGGTCCGCACGCTGCGCGAGCCCGTGCACAGCGGCTCGTTCGGCGGGGCCGCCCCCGACGCCCTCGCCGCGCTGATGCGCATGCTGACCTCCCTGCACGACGACAACGGCGACATCCGCGTGCCCGGCCTGCCGCGCGGAACGTTCCTGGGCCAGGGGCCGGCGGAGGAGGAGTTCAGGAAGACGGCCGGGGTGCTGGACGGGGTGTCGCTGGTGGGCTCCGGCTCGCTGGCCGATCGCCTGTGGTCGTCGTACGCGATCACGGTGACCGGCCTGGACGTGCCCACGGTCTCCGGGGCCATCAACGCCGTGCAGCCGGCGACCCGCGCCCGTGTCACGGTCCGGGTCCCCCCGGCCGGCGACCCGAAGACGACGGTCAACGCCGTGGTCGAGTTCCTGCGGCAGGTGACGCCGTGGGGCGTTCAGGTGTCGTTCGGCGACTTCACGGTGGGCTCCGGCTTCCAGGCCGATTCGGGCGGCAAGGCCCGCTCGGCGCTCAACCGGGCCATGGAGCGCGCCTTCGGCCGCCCGCCCCGCGACGTCGGCGCCGGCGGCTCGATCCCGCTGGTCAACACCCTGCTCAAGCAGTTCCCGGCGGCGGAGATCCTGCTGTTCGGCGCCGAGGACGAGGACGCCGCCATCCACGCCCCGAACGAGCGCGTCGACCTGGACGAGCTGCGCCGCACCGCCACCGCTGAGGCGCTCTTCCTGCAGGAGCTGAGCCGCCCCTCGGCCCTCGGCGTCTGA